The following are encoded together in the Chroicocephalus ridibundus unplaced genomic scaffold, bChrRid1.1 SCAFFOLD_26, whole genome shotgun sequence genome:
- the LOC134509680 gene encoding olfactory receptor 5B21-like: MDGGQWVNGTPPVEFLLLAMSDDPSLQTLPFILSLVIYTVTVFGNILIVVLVMADQHLRTPMYFFLDNLSSLEICYSSTILSRLLASFLTGDKTISAHGCMAQFYFFSSSAGTECYLLAAMPYDRYLAICQPLLYASHVTWKVSLQLAAASWLGGLLLFAVLIFLLFQLKFYSPKAIDHFCDFTLLMELSCSDTNVLTGAALIFVFLDAVFPFLFTLASYVFIIAAILRIPSHQGRQKAFSTCSSHLTVITLFYGTLIIVYMLPRTTPPRQLNKEFSFFYTVLTPLINALISSLRNKEVREALWKVLRKAKACTQNSWREGDSRNKPLASLSQGQVLNTGHTSRSVCHCAYLKLAQG; encoded by the coding sequence ATGGATGGAGGGCAATGGGTCAATGGGACACCACCAGTGGAGTTCCTGCTGCTGGCAATGAGTGATGATCCCTCTCTCCAGACACTGCCCTTCATCCTTTCACTTGTCATCTACACTGTGACTGTCTTTGGGAACATCCTCATTGTTGTACTGGTGATGGCAGATCAGCATCTGcgcacccccatgtacttcttcctggACAATCTGTCCTCCTTGGAGATCTGCTACAGCTCCACCATCTTGTCCCGGCTGCTGGCCAGCTTCCTGACTGGGGACAAGACCATCTCTGCTCATGGCTGTATGGCtcagttctactttttttccagttctgctggtACTGAGTGTTACCTGCTGGCAGCCATGCCCTATGATCGGTACTTAGCCATCTGCCAGCCCTTACTCTATGCAAGCCACGTGACCTGGAAGGTGAGTCTCCAGTTGGCAGCTGCGTCTTGGCTGGGGGGATTGCTGCTATTTGCAGTACTCATCTTCCTCTTATTTCAGTTGAAGTTCTACAGCCCCAAGGCAATTGACCACTTCTGTGATTTTACTCTGTTgatggagctctcctgcagtgacaccaaCGTGCTTACAGGGGCCGCTTTAATCTTTGTCTTCTTGGATGCAGtattcccttttctgttcacacTGGCTTCCTATGTGTTTATCATAGCTGCCATCCTGAGGATCCCGTCCCATCAGGGCAGGCAAAAAGCCTTCTCCACCTGTTCCTCTCACCTTACTGTCATCACTCTCTTCTATGGCACTCTTATCATTGTCTACATGCTGCCCAGGACAACTCCACCGAGGCAGCTCAACAAAGAATTCTCCTTTTTCTACACTGTCCTCACACCCCTGATTAACGCCCTCATCTCCAGTTTGAGGAACAAGGAGGTCAGGGAGGCCCTCTGGAAGGTGCTCAGGAAAGCAAAGGCCTGCACCCAGAACTCCTGGCGTGAGGGTGACAGTAGGAACAAACCACTTGCAAGTCTTTCACAAGGGCAAGTGCTGAATACTGGGCACACCTCCAGAAGTGTGTGCCACTGCGCCTACTTGAAACTAGCGCAGGGATGA